A single genomic interval of Zobellia nedashkovskayae harbors:
- a CDS encoding nucleotide pyrophosphohydrolase, producing the protein MELQKAQERVDNWIKEHGVRYFNELTNMAQLTEEVGEVARIIARRYGEQSEKESDKNKDLGEELADVLFVTLCLANQTGVDLQDAFDKKLDLKTKRDHDRHHNNEKLK; encoded by the coding sequence ATGGAACTACAGAAAGCTCAGGAAAGGGTAGATAACTGGATCAAAGAGCACGGCGTTCGTTATTTTAACGAACTTACTAATATGGCACAACTTACGGAAGAAGTAGGTGAGGTGGCTCGTATTATTGCGCGTAGGTATGGTGAGCAGAGTGAAAAAGAGTCGGACAAGAATAAAGATCTTGGAGAAGAATTAGCCGATGTTCTTTTTGTTACGCTCTGTTTGGCTAATCAAACAGGTGTAGACCTTCAAGATGCTTTTGACAAAAAACTCGATTTGAAAACAAAACGAGATCATGACCGTCATCACAATAATGAAAAGCTTAAATAG
- the aroA gene encoding 3-phosphoshikimate 1-carboxyvinyltransferase, translated as MKLHLSAPSNKLLHNNIQITGSKSESNRSLLLQALYPNISIENLSNSDDAEVMQKGLKIENGVVDIHHAGTAMRFLTGYFASQEGKEVTLTGSQRMTERPVKVLVEALQNLGAEISYEKNDGYPPIRIKGKKLVKSQVSLPANISSQYISSLLLIAPSLQNGLELELVGKITSVPYIKMTLALLSQIGVENSFEGNTIKVSPKPSVENVNLVVESDWSSASYYYSIVALSEVGSKITLSAYKNNSLQGDSALQELYTEFGVETQFKGNSVILRKTENPKEQKVQFDLSNAPDIAQTIAVTCFGLGMECHLTGLHTLKIKETDRLEALHTELSKLGANITVTDKELTLSLSDTMHTDIAIDTYNDHRMAMAFAPLAMKVPLFVNDAGVVSKSYPDFWKDLEKLGFVSKSV; from the coding sequence TTGAAACTACACCTATCCGCTCCGTCAAACAAATTACTACATAATAACATTCAGATTACTGGCTCAAAAAGTGAGTCTAACCGGTCTTTGTTGTTGCAAGCGTTGTACCCGAATATTAGCATAGAAAACCTTTCAAATTCTGATGATGCCGAGGTTATGCAAAAGGGACTTAAGATAGAGAACGGCGTAGTAGATATTCATCATGCTGGTACCGCAATGCGTTTTCTTACTGGTTATTTTGCTTCGCAAGAAGGAAAAGAAGTAACCCTTACAGGGTCACAACGTATGACCGAAAGGCCTGTAAAGGTTTTGGTGGAAGCGTTACAGAATTTAGGTGCTGAAATTTCGTATGAAAAAAATGATGGATATCCTCCAATTCGTATAAAAGGTAAGAAACTGGTAAAAAGCCAAGTAAGCCTTCCTGCTAATATTAGTAGCCAATATATTTCTTCTCTTTTGTTGATTGCTCCAAGCCTTCAAAATGGTTTAGAATTGGAACTGGTGGGCAAGATTACCTCTGTTCCTTATATAAAAATGACATTGGCTCTTTTATCTCAAATAGGTGTTGAAAATTCATTTGAAGGAAACACGATTAAGGTCTCTCCAAAACCAAGTGTTGAGAATGTTAATTTGGTGGTTGAGTCTGATTGGAGTTCTGCTTCTTACTATTATAGTATTGTAGCTTTGAGTGAGGTGGGGAGTAAAATTACTTTATCCGCATATAAAAATAATAGCCTCCAAGGGGATAGCGCGCTTCAGGAGTTATATACCGAATTTGGCGTAGAGACCCAATTCAAAGGAAATAGTGTAATTCTTAGAAAAACTGAAAACCCGAAAGAGCAAAAGGTTCAATTTGATTTGAGCAACGCGCCTGATATTGCCCAAACCATAGCTGTTACATGTTTTGGTTTGGGAATGGAGTGTCATTTGACGGGACTTCATACCCTTAAAATTAAAGAAACTGATCGCCTGGAAGCATTACATACAGAACTTTCAAAACTTGGTGCGAACATTACGGTTACGGACAAAGAGCTGACATTAAGTTTATCTGATACAATGCATACGGATATTGCTATAGATACCTACAATGATCATAGAATGGCAATGGCATTTGCTCCTTTGGCAATGAAAGTGCCGTTGTTTGTTAATGATGCAGGAGTAGTTTCAAAATCGTACCCAGATTTTTGGAAAGATTTAGAGAAATTGGGGTTTGTGTCTAAATCTGTATAA
- the queA gene encoding tRNA preQ1(34) S-adenosylmethionine ribosyltransferase-isomerase QueA encodes MKLSHFHFELPDNLLAEYPAENRDESKLMVIHRETGKIEHKMFKDLINYFDEGDVMVLNNTKVFPARLYGNKEKTGARIEVFLLRELNEEQRLWDVLVDPARKIRIGNKLYFGEDETLVAEVIDNTTSRGRTLRFLYDGSYIDFRRKLRELGQTPLPKYIKRDVEPEDEDRYQTIYAKHEGAVAAPTAGLHFSKHLLKRLEIKGVDFAEVTLHVGLGTFNPVEVEDLSKHKMDSEELFIDEKATEIVNNAQKKKKRICAVGTTVMRGLESAVSSQHTLNTFDGWTNKFVFPPYEFSIANCMVTNFHLPKSTLLMMVSAFIGHDLMKKAYKEAILEQYKFYSYGDAMLII; translated from the coding sequence ATGAAACTATCGCACTTCCATTTTGAATTACCTGATAATTTATTGGCCGAGTACCCTGCTGAAAACAGGGATGAGTCCAAACTAATGGTTATTCACCGTGAAACCGGAAAAATAGAACATAAAATGTTCAAAGACCTTATCAATTATTTTGATGAAGGCGATGTAATGGTTTTGAATAACACCAAGGTTTTTCCTGCTCGTTTATACGGGAATAAGGAGAAAACTGGTGCAAGAATCGAAGTGTTTTTACTGCGTGAATTAAACGAGGAACAACGTCTTTGGGATGTTCTTGTTGATCCAGCCCGTAAAATACGTATCGGTAACAAATTGTACTTTGGAGAAGATGAGACGTTAGTAGCTGAGGTTATTGATAATACAACATCTAGAGGTAGAACATTGCGTTTTCTTTATGATGGTTCGTATATCGATTTTAGAAGAAAACTTCGTGAATTAGGTCAAACTCCGTTGCCAAAATATATCAAGAGAGATGTAGAGCCGGAAGATGAGGACCGTTACCAAACTATATATGCAAAGCATGAAGGAGCTGTTGCAGCACCAACTGCAGGTCTTCACTTCTCAAAGCACTTATTAAAGCGCCTTGAGATTAAAGGAGTTGATTTTGCAGAAGTAACGCTTCACGTTGGTTTAGGTACTTTCAATCCTGTTGAAGTTGAAGATTTGTCTAAGCACAAAATGGATAGCGAAGAGCTTTTTATTGATGAGAAAGCTACGGAGATAGTTAATAATGCACAGAAAAAGAAAAAACGTATTTGTGCTGTAGGTACTACAGTAATGCGTGGACTTGAAAGTGCGGTTTCTTCTCAACATACATTGAATACTTTTGATGGTTGGACAAATAAGTTTGTCTTTCCTCCATACGAATTCAGTATTGCTAACTGTATGGTTACTAATTTTCACTTGCCAAAATCAACTTTGTTGATGATGGTATCTGCTTTCATAGGTCATGATTTGATGAAGAAAGCATACAAAGAGGCAATTTTAGAGCAGTACAAGTTCTATTCTTATGGTGATGCAATGCTAATTATCTAG
- the rlmN gene encoding 23S rRNA (adenine(2503)-C(2))-methyltransferase RlmN has translation MKAQKKDIRALTKEQLRDFFVSNGDKAFRGNQVYEWLWQKAAHSFEGMTNLSKETRDMLEANFVINHIKVDLMQRSSDGTIKNAVRLHDDLVVESVLIPTKTRTTACVSSQVGCSLDCRFCATSRLKRMRNLNPDEIYDQVVAIDNESRLYFDKPLSNIVFMGMGEPLMNYNNVLKAIDKITSPEGLGMSPKRITVSTSGVPKMIRKMADDEVKFKLAVSLHSAIDEIRTSIMPFNATFTLADLREALEYWYSKTKSRITYEYVVWEGINDSQSDVDALVSFCKFAPSKVNLIEYNPIDDGEFQQASNSAIDMYVNTLERNGIVVTVRRSRGKDIDAACGQLANKQ, from the coding sequence GTGAAGGCACAAAAAAAGGACATACGGGCACTTACTAAAGAACAATTACGCGATTTCTTTGTTTCTAATGGAGACAAGGCTTTTCGTGGTAATCAGGTGTATGAATGGCTGTGGCAGAAAGCGGCTCATTCTTTTGAGGGGATGACTAACCTCTCAAAAGAGACTAGAGATATGCTAGAAGCTAATTTTGTGATCAACCACATTAAGGTAGATTTAATGCAGCGCAGCAGTGATGGCACGATTAAAAATGCCGTTCGTTTGCATGATGATTTAGTGGTGGAATCGGTTCTTATTCCAACTAAAACCAGAACTACGGCTTGTGTATCTAGTCAAGTTGGTTGTAGTCTTGATTGCCGGTTTTGTGCAACATCGCGTTTAAAACGTATGCGTAATCTAAATCCTGATGAAATATACGATCAGGTGGTTGCCATAGATAATGAGAGTCGCCTGTATTTTGATAAACCTTTGAGCAATATTGTTTTTATGGGTATGGGCGAGCCGCTCATGAATTATAACAATGTATTAAAAGCCATAGACAAGATTACTTCTCCGGAAGGCTTAGGTATGTCTCCTAAGCGTATTACCGTTTCTACATCTGGCGTACCCAAGATGATACGTAAAATGGCAGACGATGAAGTGAAATTTAAACTGGCGGTTTCGTTACATTCTGCTATTGATGAGATTCGTACGTCAATTATGCCTTTCAACGCTACTTTTACTTTAGCAGATTTGCGAGAAGCATTGGAATATTGGTATTCCAAAACAAAAAGTAGGATTACCTATGAGTATGTGGTTTGGGAGGGAATTAATGATTCTCAGTCTGATGTGGATGCCTTAGTGAGCTTCTGTAAATTTGCGCCTTCAAAAGTTAATCTTATTGAGTACAATCCTATAGATGATGGTGAGTTTCAACAGGCCTCAAATAGTGCAATAGATATGTACGTGAATACCTTGGAAAGAAACGGTATTGTAGTAACTGTAAGAAGGTCACGAGGTAAAGATATTGATGCAGCTTGTGGTCAGTTGGCCAATAAGCAATAA
- a CDS encoding polyprenyl synthetase family protein, whose protein sequence is MKIVSQIKEPVNHEMEIFEEKFREAMSSKVALLNRITYYIVNRKGKQMRPMFVFLTAKMLNNGEVNERTYRGASVIELIHTATLVHDDVVDESNKRRGFFSINALWKNKIAVLVGDYLLSKGLLLSIDNEDFDLLKIISVAVREMSEGELLQIEKARRLDITEDVYYNIIRQKTATLIAACCSLGACSVQPQSSDVETFRKFGELCGMAFQIKDDLFDYGEEKIGKPTGIDIKEQKMTLPLIHTLNVCSKSDKKWLINSVKNHNKDKKRVKEVIAFVKDNGGLDYAVQKMLHFKEEALKILSTYPKSTYRDSLELMVNYVVDRKK, encoded by the coding sequence TTGAAAATAGTATCGCAAATTAAGGAGCCTGTAAATCACGAAATGGAAATTTTCGAGGAAAAGTTCCGTGAGGCGATGTCTTCAAAAGTTGCGCTACTGAACCGCATAACCTATTACATTGTAAACCGAAAAGGTAAGCAAATGCGGCCCATGTTCGTATTTCTTACGGCAAAGATGCTCAACAATGGTGAGGTTAACGAGCGTACCTATCGTGGTGCATCGGTAATAGAGCTCATTCATACAGCTACTTTGGTGCATGATGATGTAGTTGATGAAAGCAATAAGCGCCGGGGCTTTTTCTCTATAAACGCCCTATGGAAAAATAAGATTGCTGTTTTGGTGGGTGATTACCTATTGTCAAAAGGACTTTTGCTGTCTATAGATAATGAAGATTTTGATCTTCTTAAAATTATATCCGTTGCAGTACGCGAAATGAGTGAGGGCGAATTGCTGCAAATTGAAAAAGCAAGACGTTTGGATATTACCGAAGATGTGTATTACAACATCATCCGTCAAAAGACCGCCACCTTAATTGCTGCGTGCTGTAGTTTGGGAGCTTGTTCAGTTCAACCACAATCATCAGATGTGGAAACCTTTAGAAAGTTTGGTGAGCTTTGTGGGATGGCTTTTCAGATAAAAGATGACCTCTTTGATTATGGGGAAGAGAAAATAGGAAAACCTACAGGAATAGATATTAAAGAGCAAAAAATGACCTTGCCTTTAATACATACACTTAATGTTTGTTCAAAATCAGATAAAAAGTGGCTTATCAATTCGGTGAAAAACCACAATAAAGATAAGAAGCGAGTTAAAGAAGTTATTGCTTTTGTAAAGGATAATGGAGGCTTAGATTATGCTGTTCAAAAAATGCTGCATTTTAAGGAAGAGGCGTTAAAAATACTATCTACTTATCCAAAATCAACCTATAGAGATTCACTTGAATTAATGGTGAACTACGTGGTGGACCGAAAAAAGTAA
- a CDS encoding SIMPL domain-containing protein (The SIMPL domain is named for its presence in mouse protein SIMPL (signalling molecule that associates with mouse pelle-like kinase). Bacterial member BP26, from Brucella, was shown to assemble into a channel-like structure, while YggE from E. coli has been associated with resistance to oxidative stress.) has product MKKVITSIILMVFSFMAFAQNNSKNNINVNGAYEYSISPEYSSKMIVSLNNVYYDAQTMNIEEVKNRYIENLAKAGIKKEQLKEMPLYYALIGYEKEGTVYEFKTKSIEEMEKFLNVKAIGVTRSDTNLEAQLSDEQMAEYAKLAFDDAKVKATAIAQKIGRKIGEAIYINDTNPQKIAESMYYGNSEQKKMYYLSVSFELL; this is encoded by the coding sequence ATGAAAAAAGTAATAACAAGTATAATATTAATGGTATTCTCATTTATGGCCTTTGCCCAAAATAATTCTAAAAATAACATTAACGTTAATGGCGCTTACGAGTATAGTATTTCCCCTGAATATTCCAGCAAAATGATTGTAAGCCTTAATAATGTGTATTACGATGCACAGACCATGAATATTGAAGAAGTAAAAAATAGATATATTGAAAATTTGGCCAAAGCAGGTATAAAGAAGGAACAGCTTAAAGAAATGCCTCTTTATTATGCGCTTATCGGTTACGAAAAAGAAGGTACCGTTTATGAGTTCAAAACGAAGTCTATAGAAGAAATGGAGAAATTTCTTAATGTAAAAGCTATTGGCGTTACCCGTTCAGACACAAATCTTGAAGCTCAATTGAGCGACGAGCAAATGGCTGAATACGCAAAACTAGCTTTTGACGATGCCAAAGTTAAAGCGACCGCTATTGCACAAAAAATTGGAAGAAAAATTGGAGAAGCTATATACATTAACGATACGAATCCACAGAAAATAGCAGAATCTATGTACTACGGAAACTCAGAACAAAAGAAAATGTATTACTTATCTGTTTCTTTTGAGTTGTTATAA